The following proteins are co-located in the Triticum aestivum cultivar Chinese Spring chromosome 1A, IWGSC CS RefSeq v2.1, whole genome shotgun sequence genome:
- the LOC123054888 gene encoding cyclin-P3-1, whose translation MESSKIDASDKHLESYLTLGLTVSQSKKGSTKFPKVLSLLATYLGRSVQKNEELLGSNGIKESTTIFHGQKVPDLSIQLYAERIFKYAECSPSCFVLALVYMERYLQQPNVYMTLFSVHRLLITSVVVAAKFTDDAFFNNAFYARVGGISTIEMNRLELDLLFNLDFRLKVNLGTFGSYCLQLEKHAPVSPERLPVQVHCVSVKGSKDLGYSSSGSADEFCQSKLVRQSYSSQALQGCS comes from the exons ATGGAGTCATCTAAAATTGATGCCAGTGACAAGCATCTGGAGAGCTACCTGACATTGGGTTTGACAGTATCACAGTCAAAGAAAGGAAGTACCAAGTTTCCTAAGGTCCTGTCGCTTCTTGCCACATATCTGGGCCGATCAGTTCAGAAGAATGAAGAATTACTGGGTTCTAATGGAATAAAGGAGTCGACCACTATTTTTCATGGCCAGAAGGTGCCAGATCTCAGTATACAGCTCTATGCAGAACGCATTTTCAAATATGCCGAGTGCAGTCCATCTTGCTTTGTGTTGGCACTTGTCTACATGGAGAGATATCTACAGCAGCCAAATGTGTACATGACGCTCTTCAGCGTTCATCGCTTGCTAATTACAAGTGTGGTGGTTGCTGCCAAATTCACAGATGATGC GTTTTTCAACAATGCATTCTATGCCAGAGTGGGAGGAATCAGCACAATCGAGATGAATCGGCTTGAACTGGATTTGTTGTTTAATCTGGACTTCAGGCTGAAAGTGAACCTAGGGACATTCGGGAGCTACTGCTTGCAGCTGGAGAAACATGCACCGGTGTCACCAGAGAGACTGCCTGTTCAGGTTCATTGTGTCAGTGTCAAAGGATCTAAAGATTTGGGCTATAGCAGCAGTGGTAGCGCCGACGAATTTTGCCAGAGCAAGCTTGTTCGCCAAAGCTACAGCAGTCAGGCTCTCCAAGGATGCAGCTGA